In Gossypium arboreum isolate Shixiya-1 chromosome 5, ASM2569848v2, whole genome shotgun sequence, a single genomic region encodes these proteins:
- the LOC108453512 gene encoding uncharacterized protein LOC108453512 isoform X2 — MSDEGEKTCPLCAEEMDLTDQQLKPCKCGYEICVWCWHHIMEMAEKDETEGKCPACRCAYDKDRIVGMAANCERLVAEINSERKSKSTKAKTKSSEGRRQLSSVRVIQKNLVYIVGLPLNLGDEDLLQQREYFGQYGKVLKVSMSRTAAGVIQQFPNNTCSVYITYSKEEEAIRCIRSIHGFVLEGRPLKACFGTTKYCHAWLRNVPCNNPDCLYLHEIGSQEDSFTKDEIISAYTRVQQITGATNNMQWRAGNMLPLPVDDYCPTPSSASAAKPIAKNAPNNTTVCIPKGSPPNGSTGRSVALPAGASWGMRALNHPQTAGLASSNGPSKQKSDMVRSALPFSSALTNTNQNYPVHGDVIKKSSEEIHDMQMKGKQQNADLDCQTTVLEKPTTLGIVSASKSLSCQLSCPPVFNHYEQGINMPSTVTNTTFCHAEQSFISSSEKPGCTGSIDGKIHSLFSDMQKLTVDRNVYGGPSDVLRPSSADSDHGSSGSPSNQCLQQCYTEDYREPLSSLAIGRTVTSPSGFCVSKQQFDWINDRQTQPVANRSSEVEEDILSFDNQRLNDPEVISRSSYVPNSPISLHLSNQSRSHSFQRGAVNLDADAFNVDNKVSDSLHLHGSSVSSLSNGYPEKYISSSIGSDITVDGYHLLPSEGKGKQIGRFLGYVEGNDAKETGESSIISNILSLDFDTWDESLASPHNWAKLLCDTVKQPNTLKLSTSWKAPNNGQSRFSFARQEDSKYHPFDMESSFSLFGQMPQNPSSQDFAESTDLYQNKFGISNGFSSHHFAESDYAISSPSVFSSNKLSVSRPQISAPPGFSVPSRTPPPGFSSHERIDHADDTTSGNNLGDCSSLLRNSYQALASGGIGGPGDIEFMDHAILAVGKGRLQGALNSSGLDMRSNFPPQLDPYEDEARFQLLMQRSLSPNQNMRYDGGDGFPYFEGISSGLMDQSQVNKIYPFAQLSLQSRNTNGHWDGWNEVQGGNAIGVAKLLQNERRGFNKFYSGYEDSKYRMPTSGDLYSRTFGM; from the exons ATGAGTGATGAGGGAGAAAAGACTTGCCCCCTTTGCGCCGAGGAGATGGATTTGACTGATCAGCAGCTCAAGCCTTGCAAATGTGGTTACGAG ATATGTGTTTGGTGTTGGCATCACATAATGGAAATGGCTGAGAAGGATGAGACAGAGGGGAAATGTCCAGCATGTCGTTGTGCTTATGACAAAGACAGGATTGTAGGGATGGCTGCTAATTGTGAGAG GTTGGTTGCTGAAATTAATTCGGAGAGAAAAAGTAAGTCAACAAAGGCAAAGACTAAATCATCTGAAGGAAGGAGGCAACTGAGCAGTGTGCGGGTTATTCAAAAGAATCTTGTTTACATAGTTGGGTTGCCACTTAATCTGGGAGATGAAGAT CTTCTCCAACAGCGAGAATATTTTGGTCAATATGGAAAAGTTTTGAAAGTATCTATGTCTCGGACTGCAGCTGGTGTCATTCAGCAATTTCCAAATAATACATGTAGTGT ATATATTACTTAttcaaaagaagaagaagcaattCGTTGTATCCGGTCTATACATGGATTTGTTTTGGAGGGTAGACCATTAAA GGCTTGCTTTGGTACAACAAAGTATTGTCATGCATGGCTGAGAAATGTG CCTTGCAACAATCCTGATTGTctatatttgcatgagattggttcTCAAGAGGATAGTTTCACAAAAGATGAGATTATATCGGCATACACAAG GGTTCAACAGATAACTGGTGCAACAAACAATATGCAGTGGCGTGCTGGGAATATGTTACCTCTGCCGGTGGATGATTATTGCCCCACCCCCAGTTCTGCTTCTGCAGCAAAACCCATTGCTAAAAATGCTCCAAAT AATACAACAGTGTGCATTCCTAAAGGTTCTCCGCCAAATGGAAGCACTGGAAGATCTGTTGCTCTTCCTGCTGGAGCGTCATG GGGAATGCGTGCTTTAAACCATCCTCAAACAGCTGGTTTAGCGTCATCAAATGGACCGTCTAAGCAGAAATCTGATATGGTTAGAAGCGCATTACCATTTTCATCTGCACTAACAAACACAAATCAGAATTACCCAGTACATGGAGATGTTATAAAGAAGTCATCTGAGGAGATTCATGATATGCAAATGAAGGGTAAACAGCAGAATGCTGATTTGGATTGTCAAACAACTGTTCTAGAGAAACCAACTACACTTGGTATAGTTTCCGCTTCTAAGTCATTGAGCTGCCAGTTATCTTGTCCACCAGTGTTCAATCATTACGAACAGGGAATTAATATGCCATCAACTGTTACAAACACCACCTTTTGCCATGCGGAGCAGTCTTTTATTTCTTCTAGTGAAAAACCAGGATGTACTGGCTCTATTGATGGGAAGATACACAGCTTGTTCTCTGATATGCAGAAGTTGACAGTAGATAGGAATGTCTATGGTGGACCATCTGATGTACTTAGACCAAGCAGTGCAGATTCTGATCATGGATCGAGCGGCTCACCTAGTAATCAGTGCTTACAACAATGTTATACTGAGGATTACCGAGAACCTTTAAGTTCACTAGCCATTGGGAGAACTGTGACGTCTCCCAGTGGGTTCTGTGTTTCTAAACAGCAGTTTGATTGGATAAATGATAGACAAACTCAACCAGTGGCTAATAGAAGCTCTGAAGTGGAGGAAGACATATTGTCTTTTGATAATCAAAGACTCAACGATCCAGAAGTAATTAGCCGTTCAAGTTATGTTCCAAATTCACCAATATCACTTCATTTATCAAACCAATCTAGGTCCCATTCGTTTCAACGTGGTGCTGTTAATTTGGATGCTGATGCATTCAATGTAGACAATAAAGTTAGTGACAGTTTGCATCTTCATGGATCAAGTGTTTCTTCTTTATCAAATGGATACCCTGAGAAGTACATAAGCAGTAGTATCGGTTCTGATATTACCGTAGATGGGTATCATCTGCTTCCAAGTGAGGGGAAAGGGAAGCAGATTGGAAGATTCCTTGGTTATGTTGAGGGCAATGATGCTAAAGAAACAGGAGAGAGCAGTATAATTTCTAACATATTGTCACTAGATTTTGATACTTGGGATGAATCCTTAGCTTCTCCTCATAACTGGGCTAAATTGTTGTGTGACACTGTCAAGCAGCCAAACACTCTCAAATTATCTACTTCCTGGAAAGCTCCAAATAATGGTCAGTCCAGATTTTCATTTGCAAGACAGGAGGATTCCAAATATCATCCATTTGATATGGAGTCCTCATTTAGTCTTTTTGGGCAAATGCCACAGAACCCTTCTAGCCAGGATTTTGCAGAAAGCACGGATCTCTATCAAAATAAGTTTGGAATTTCTAATGGTTTTTCATCTCATCACTTTGCGGAATCTGACTATGCAATCAGCAGTCCTTCAGTGTTTTCTTCTAACAAGCTTTCTG TTTCAAGACCTCAAATTTCAGCCCCTCCTGGTTTCTCTGTTCCTAGCAGGACACCGCCTCCAGGCTTTTCTTCTCATGAGAGAATTGACCATGCCGATGACACCACATCTG GAAACAATTTGGGGGACTGTTCATCGCTGTTAAGAAATTCTTATCAGGCTCTGGCAAGTGGTGGGATTGGTGGCCCTGGGGATATAGAGTTTATGGATCATGCTATTTTAGCAGTTGGTAAGGGTAGACTTCAGGGAGCACTAAACAGTTCAGGCTTAGACATGAGATCAAATTTTCCACCACAGTTGGATCCCTATGAAGATGAGGCCAGATTTCAACTATTGATGCAGAGATCCCTTTCTCCTAACCAAAACATGAGATATGATGGTGGGGATGGCTTTCCTTATTTTGAAGGGATTTCTTCTGGGCTAATGGATCAATCACAAGTGAACAAAATCTACCCATTTGCTCAGCTGTCGCTCCAATCAAGAAATACAAATGGTCACTGGGATGGATGGAATGAGGTCCAAGGTGGAAACGCTATTGGTGTTGCTAAGCTCCTCCAAAATGAGAGACGGGGGTTTAACAAGTTTTATTCCGGTTATGAAGATTCTAAGTACAGGATGCCCACTTCGGGTGATCTGTATAGTAGAACATTTGGGATGTGA
- the LOC108453512 gene encoding uncharacterized protein LOC108453512 isoform X1, which yields MSDEGEKTCPLCAEEMDLTDQQLKPCKCGYEICVWCWHHIMEMAEKDETEGKCPACRCAYDKDRIVGMAANCERLVAEINSERKSKSTKAKTKSSEGRRQLSSVRVIQKNLVYIVGLPLNLGDEDLLQQREYFGQYGKVLKVSMSRTAAGVIQQFPNNTCSVYITYSKEEEAIRCIRSIHGFVLEGRPLKACFGTTKYCHAWLRNVPCNNPDCLYLHEIGSQEDSFTKDEIISAYTRVQQITGATNNMQWRAGNMLPLPVDDYCPTPSSASAAKPIAKNAPNNTTVCIPKGSPPNGSTGRSVALPAGASWGMRALNHPQTAGLASSNGPSKQKSDMVRSALPFSSALTNTNQNYPVHGDVIKKSSEEIHDMQMKGKQQNADLDCQTTVLEKPTTLGIVSASKSLSCQLSCPPVFNHYEQGINMPSTVTNTTFCHAEQSFISSSEKPGCTGSIDGKIHSLFSDMQKLTVDRNVYGGPSDVLRPSSADSDHGSSGSPSNQCLQQCYTEDYREPLSSLAIGRTVTSPSGFCVSKQQFDWINDRQTQPVANRSSEVEEDILSFDNQRLNDPEVISRSSYVPNSPISLHLSNQSRSHSFQRGAVNLDADAFNVDNKVSDSLHLHGSSVSSLSNGYPEKYISSSIGSDITVDGYHLLPSEGKGKQIGRFLGYVEGNDAKETGESSIISNILSLDFDTWDESLASPHNWAKLLCDTVKQPNTLKLSTSWKAPNNGQSRFSFARQEDSKYHPFDMESSFSLFGQMPQNPSSQDFAESTDLYQNKFGISNGFSSHHFAESDYAISSPSVFSSNKLSAVSRPQISAPPGFSVPSRTPPPGFSSHERIDHADDTTSGNNLGDCSSLLRNSYQALASGGIGGPGDIEFMDHAILAVGKGRLQGALNSSGLDMRSNFPPQLDPYEDEARFQLLMQRSLSPNQNMRYDGGDGFPYFEGISSGLMDQSQVNKIYPFAQLSLQSRNTNGHWDGWNEVQGGNAIGVAKLLQNERRGFNKFYSGYEDSKYRMPTSGDLYSRTFGM from the exons ATGAGTGATGAGGGAGAAAAGACTTGCCCCCTTTGCGCCGAGGAGATGGATTTGACTGATCAGCAGCTCAAGCCTTGCAAATGTGGTTACGAG ATATGTGTTTGGTGTTGGCATCACATAATGGAAATGGCTGAGAAGGATGAGACAGAGGGGAAATGTCCAGCATGTCGTTGTGCTTATGACAAAGACAGGATTGTAGGGATGGCTGCTAATTGTGAGAG GTTGGTTGCTGAAATTAATTCGGAGAGAAAAAGTAAGTCAACAAAGGCAAAGACTAAATCATCTGAAGGAAGGAGGCAACTGAGCAGTGTGCGGGTTATTCAAAAGAATCTTGTTTACATAGTTGGGTTGCCACTTAATCTGGGAGATGAAGAT CTTCTCCAACAGCGAGAATATTTTGGTCAATATGGAAAAGTTTTGAAAGTATCTATGTCTCGGACTGCAGCTGGTGTCATTCAGCAATTTCCAAATAATACATGTAGTGT ATATATTACTTAttcaaaagaagaagaagcaattCGTTGTATCCGGTCTATACATGGATTTGTTTTGGAGGGTAGACCATTAAA GGCTTGCTTTGGTACAACAAAGTATTGTCATGCATGGCTGAGAAATGTG CCTTGCAACAATCCTGATTGTctatatttgcatgagattggttcTCAAGAGGATAGTTTCACAAAAGATGAGATTATATCGGCATACACAAG GGTTCAACAGATAACTGGTGCAACAAACAATATGCAGTGGCGTGCTGGGAATATGTTACCTCTGCCGGTGGATGATTATTGCCCCACCCCCAGTTCTGCTTCTGCAGCAAAACCCATTGCTAAAAATGCTCCAAAT AATACAACAGTGTGCATTCCTAAAGGTTCTCCGCCAAATGGAAGCACTGGAAGATCTGTTGCTCTTCCTGCTGGAGCGTCATG GGGAATGCGTGCTTTAAACCATCCTCAAACAGCTGGTTTAGCGTCATCAAATGGACCGTCTAAGCAGAAATCTGATATGGTTAGAAGCGCATTACCATTTTCATCTGCACTAACAAACACAAATCAGAATTACCCAGTACATGGAGATGTTATAAAGAAGTCATCTGAGGAGATTCATGATATGCAAATGAAGGGTAAACAGCAGAATGCTGATTTGGATTGTCAAACAACTGTTCTAGAGAAACCAACTACACTTGGTATAGTTTCCGCTTCTAAGTCATTGAGCTGCCAGTTATCTTGTCCACCAGTGTTCAATCATTACGAACAGGGAATTAATATGCCATCAACTGTTACAAACACCACCTTTTGCCATGCGGAGCAGTCTTTTATTTCTTCTAGTGAAAAACCAGGATGTACTGGCTCTATTGATGGGAAGATACACAGCTTGTTCTCTGATATGCAGAAGTTGACAGTAGATAGGAATGTCTATGGTGGACCATCTGATGTACTTAGACCAAGCAGTGCAGATTCTGATCATGGATCGAGCGGCTCACCTAGTAATCAGTGCTTACAACAATGTTATACTGAGGATTACCGAGAACCTTTAAGTTCACTAGCCATTGGGAGAACTGTGACGTCTCCCAGTGGGTTCTGTGTTTCTAAACAGCAGTTTGATTGGATAAATGATAGACAAACTCAACCAGTGGCTAATAGAAGCTCTGAAGTGGAGGAAGACATATTGTCTTTTGATAATCAAAGACTCAACGATCCAGAAGTAATTAGCCGTTCAAGTTATGTTCCAAATTCACCAATATCACTTCATTTATCAAACCAATCTAGGTCCCATTCGTTTCAACGTGGTGCTGTTAATTTGGATGCTGATGCATTCAATGTAGACAATAAAGTTAGTGACAGTTTGCATCTTCATGGATCAAGTGTTTCTTCTTTATCAAATGGATACCCTGAGAAGTACATAAGCAGTAGTATCGGTTCTGATATTACCGTAGATGGGTATCATCTGCTTCCAAGTGAGGGGAAAGGGAAGCAGATTGGAAGATTCCTTGGTTATGTTGAGGGCAATGATGCTAAAGAAACAGGAGAGAGCAGTATAATTTCTAACATATTGTCACTAGATTTTGATACTTGGGATGAATCCTTAGCTTCTCCTCATAACTGGGCTAAATTGTTGTGTGACACTGTCAAGCAGCCAAACACTCTCAAATTATCTACTTCCTGGAAAGCTCCAAATAATGGTCAGTCCAGATTTTCATTTGCAAGACAGGAGGATTCCAAATATCATCCATTTGATATGGAGTCCTCATTTAGTCTTTTTGGGCAAATGCCACAGAACCCTTCTAGCCAGGATTTTGCAGAAAGCACGGATCTCTATCAAAATAAGTTTGGAATTTCTAATGGTTTTTCATCTCATCACTTTGCGGAATCTGACTATGCAATCAGCAGTCCTTCAGTGTTTTCTTCTAACAAGCTTTCTG CAGTTTCAAGACCTCAAATTTCAGCCCCTCCTGGTTTCTCTGTTCCTAGCAGGACACCGCCTCCAGGCTTTTCTTCTCATGAGAGAATTGACCATGCCGATGACACCACATCTG GAAACAATTTGGGGGACTGTTCATCGCTGTTAAGAAATTCTTATCAGGCTCTGGCAAGTGGTGGGATTGGTGGCCCTGGGGATATAGAGTTTATGGATCATGCTATTTTAGCAGTTGGTAAGGGTAGACTTCAGGGAGCACTAAACAGTTCAGGCTTAGACATGAGATCAAATTTTCCACCACAGTTGGATCCCTATGAAGATGAGGCCAGATTTCAACTATTGATGCAGAGATCCCTTTCTCCTAACCAAAACATGAGATATGATGGTGGGGATGGCTTTCCTTATTTTGAAGGGATTTCTTCTGGGCTAATGGATCAATCACAAGTGAACAAAATCTACCCATTTGCTCAGCTGTCGCTCCAATCAAGAAATACAAATGGTCACTGGGATGGATGGAATGAGGTCCAAGGTGGAAACGCTATTGGTGTTGCTAAGCTCCTCCAAAATGAGAGACGGGGGTTTAACAAGTTTTATTCCGGTTATGAAGATTCTAAGTACAGGATGCCCACTTCGGGTGATCTGTATAGTAGAACATTTGGGATGTGA